TTTTCCCGCTCGACCGGGTCGGAAACCGCGGCCAGCGCCCCCATGGCGGCATCGACTTCGCCGAAATAGAGTTCGGGGTCCGGGAGATGGACGGCCCGCTCTTCATCCCTGCCGGCGCGGCGCTCGGCGATGCGGGTCCGCAGATACTGTTCGAACCGGGCATAGGCGGCATAGACGGGCGGAAGTCCGGCGGCGGAGCCGGGCTCCCTGCCGACCCGGAGCGAGCCCTGCTTCAACCGGGCCAGCGCCCCGGGGGTCATCTGACCGGCGCAGAGCTCGTCGAAATCGGCAACGCTCATGCCGGGGTCCCTGCCCAGGGCCAGGCCCGGCAGAGAAGCGGAAAGAAAGTAGTACATGGTTCGCCGTCCCGTTTCGCTTGAACTGTTATTCGCCCTTCAGGATCGACGCCAGCCGGGGGCCGATGTAGTCCGCGACAAGCTCGGTCACCGCTTCGCTGGTGAAATCGAAATAAACTTCGCCGTCCTTGAAACTGACCTCGAAACCGCCCTTGATCCCGGAGTCGCCGAACACCTGCGGCGCATTCCGGAATCCGGCGGCCAGAGAGGCTTTCATGGCCTTGTCGAGTGCCGGAACGTCCTTGACGGCGGTAAGAACGGTGATCCGGCCGTTCGGATCGGTTGCGAATTTCGCAGCGAACTCCTTGATGAGGGAAGCCATGAATTCGGGAGTCAGCGCCTGGTCGGCGGCGGCGGAGACGGCGCGGGTCATACGTTTTTCAAGCTCCTGCCGGAGCTCGAGGATGATGTCGCGCGCGGCCTGGCGGACTGCCGCCTCGGCCCGTTTTTCGATGCCTTCGGCCTGTTCTTCGGCCTGCCTGACCGCCGCCTCGGCGTCGGCCTTCGCCTTCGCCCGGATCGCTTCGGCCTCTTTTTTCGCTTCGGCGATAATCCCGGCGGCAGTTGCTTCCGCCTCCTTCACGCCTTTTTCATTGATTTTATCGAGCAGACTCTGGAGTTTTTCCGCCATCTTGGTTGCCCCCGCTTATAAATACAGTTGTTTTTGTCGCAAATATTCGCTTGGTAATGTAGTTCCGAAACAATCTTTTTTCAAATAAGGAGTTCCGAAAATAGCGGAAATAACCGTTTTTTCCCGCGAATCTCCGACAAAGCGGCAAAAAGCGCGGCATGTGCCGCTGTAACATAAAAGCGCGGCATGTGTCAGTACAGTTCCCGAAAAGCACCCGAAGCTTTCGGGCGACGGGCCCAAAGACCCGGAACCGGGAAACTGTGTTCAGGGGACCGCTCACAATGTTAAAATGCGCACTTCTGATGCCACAACGCACCCGGCAGGGAGCGAAGCGACCGGGTTCAGGGCCATTCGGCCCTGGCGAGGTTCCAAGGGGCACGGAGCCCCTTGGCGGAGTCCGAGGCGGCGCCTCAGGTTGACCCGGGCGAAGCCCCTGCGCAAAAATCCGCAACGAAGTTGCGGTGCTTCGCCCGGTGTGAGCGGCGCGGCGGACGCCGCGGAGCGGTCAAAGGGTCTATCGCGTTGCAATCCCGGCTAACAAGGATTGACCGGAGCCGCGAACATTGTTAAAATGCGAGCCGTCAATGTTGCAGACAGGGGGGAGCGCGCCCCTTCCGGGGCGCGGTCTTTATGCGCATTCGCGCAACAGACCGTGCGGGCTCCCCGTCCGAATCTTCGATTCGGTTTGTGAGCTGGTCGTTCCGCCCGCAGGCTGCCTCCGGCGGCCGGGGCGCTTCGCCCCCGGACCCCAGACCGGCAGGGTGCCGGTGCCGGCGGCGGCGAAGCCGCCTTGTAATTCCGGGCAACCATGATTGACCGGAGCCGCGAACATTGTTACAATGCGAACCCTTGGTGTCACAACACGCCTGTGGGGAGCGCCTGCGCGACCGGGTTCAGGGCCTTTTGGCCCTGGCGAGGTTCCAAGGGGCGCGGAGCCCCTTGGCGGAGTCTGAGGCGGCGCCTCAGGTTGACCCGGGCGAAGCCCCTGCGCAAAAATCCGCAACAAAGTTGCGATGCTTTGCCCGGTGTGAGCGGAGCGGTCAAAGGGTCTATCGCGTTGCAATCCCGGCTAACAAGGATTGACCGGAGCCGCAAACATTGTTAAAATGCGAGCCGTCAATGTTGCAGACAGGGGGGGAGCGCGCCCCTTTCGGGGCGCGGTCTTTATGCGCATTCGCGCAACAGACCGTGCGGGCTCCCCGTCCGAATCTTTGATTCGGTTTGTGAGCTGGTCGGTACGCCCGCAGGCTGCCTCCGGCGGCCGGGGCGCTTCGCCCCCGGACCCCAGACCGGCAGGGTGCCGGTGCCGGCGGCGGCGAAGCCGCCTTGTAATTCCGGGCAACCATGATTGACCGGAGCCGCGAACATTGTTACAATGCGAACCCTTGGTGTCACAACACGCCTGTGGGGAGCGCCTGCGCGACCGGGTTCAGGGCCTTTTGGCCCTGGCGAGGTTCCAAGGGGCGCGGAGCCCCTTGGCGGAGTCTGAGGCGGCGCCTCAGGTTGACCCGGGCGAAGCCCCTGC
This Victivallis lenta DNA region includes the following protein-coding sequences:
- a CDS encoding V-type ATP synthase subunit E family protein encodes the protein MAEKLQSLLDKINEKGVKEAEATAAGIIAEAKKEAEAIRAKAKADAEAAVRQAEEQAEGIEKRAEAAVRQAARDIILELRQELEKRMTRAVSAAADQALTPEFMASLIKEFAAKFATDPNGRITVLTAVKDVPALDKAMKASLAAGFRNAPQVFGDSGIKGGFEVSFKDGEVYFDFTSEAVTELVADYIGPRLASILKGE
- a CDS encoding DUF2764 family protein, giving the protein MYYFLSASLPGLALGRDPGMSVADFDELCAGQMTPGALARLKQGSLRVGREPGSAAGLPPVYAAYARFEQYLRTRIAERRAGRDEERAVHLPDPELYFGEVDAAMGALAAVSDPVEREKAVDRIRWRMLDDLEAGHEFDFDGLCVYRLRLEILNRYRGRSVEKGRSNFNAAVDRIAGGAASGNE